The following are from one region of the Sorghum bicolor cultivar BTx623 chromosome 2, Sorghum_bicolor_NCBIv3, whole genome shotgun sequence genome:
- the LOC8065378 gene encoding uncharacterized protein LOC8065378 isoform X1 has protein sequence MEPTEPSRGTKRPLTATAGDDDDDGRERKPRFPKGKKAKYRDAGAEGGPSGNAVDLDSMLNPELAAERRARQRHGQLKEGDDAKGGAADVKGFEVRYNDGVNFVDDGIRIEPFNLEREREEGYFDENGNFVEYARGNEIKDAWLDSVEVDPTYAAKVQKKGKEKVEEFEDLSSDDIGRLKRQIANLLEPGETIMQALKRLKGTSKDKRGKMAEGTKRIFDELTEAAMKLMENGDYNVYSDDRETFDREAAGYERLARARLGLPEVDGVSEDPKYNQTPLSVLEIDQPSSVLEMELGPSTANISTATAAINDDDSNLDMFGDDDNDDANRSSDANTVGSGLNPGTSDVKKADNGSVDSDYVYDPSSGYYYSSSTGYYYDPNSGYYGYASTGTWYSYDEQTGTYKEIQDEQTSTAKEELGDAIKE, from the exons ATGGAGCCCACGGAGCCGTCGCGTGGCACCAAGCGCCCTCTCACCGCCACCgcaggcgacgacgacgacgacggccg GGAGCGCAAGCCGCGGTTCCCTAAGGGGAAGAAGGCCAAGTACCGCGACGCCGGTGCGGAGGGAGGCCCCTCCGGCAACGCCGTGGACCTCGACAGCATGCTGAACCCGGAGCTTGCGGCGGAGCGGCGGGCACGGCAGCGCCACGGCCAGCTCAAGGAGGGCGACGACGCCAAGGGAGGTGCCGCTGACGTCAAGGGCTTCGAAGTCCGCTACAAC GATGGTGTTAACTTTGTTGATGATGGTATCCGGATAGAGCCGTTTAACTTGGAGCGAGAAAGGGAAGAAGGGTATTTTGATGAGAATGGGAACTTTGTGGAGTATGCAAGAGGCAATGAGATTAAG GATGCCTGGTTGGATAGCGTGGAAGTTGACCCAACGTATGCTGCAAAGGTTCAGAAGAAAGGCAAAGAGAAAGTAgaggagtttgaggacctctctTCTGATGACATTGGGAGGCTAAAAAGGCAGATAGCTAACTTGCTTGAACCAGGAGAAACG ATAATGCAAGCTTTGAAAAGGTTGAAGGGTACATCCAAGGATAAACGTGGAAAGATGGCTGAGGGGACTAAACGTATATTTGATGAATTGACTGAAGCTGCCATGAAGCTAATGGAGAACGGCGACTATA ATGTTTACTCAGATGATCGTGAGACCTTTGACCGTGAGGCAG CTGGGTATGAACGTTTGGCACGTGCTCGACTTGGTTTGCCAGAAGTTGATGGTGTCTCTGAAGACCCAAAGTATAACCAGACACCATTGTCAGTACTGGAAATTGACCAACCATCATCTGTACTGGAAATGGAACTTGGTCCCTCAACTGCCAATATATCTACAGCCACTGCTGCAATCAACGATGATGACAGTAACCTGGACATGTTTGGTGATGATGACAACGATGATGCCAATCGCAGTTCTGATGCCAATACTGTAGGTTCAGGTTTGAATCCTGGAACCTCAGATGTGAAGA AAGCCGATAATGGAAGCGTGGACTCAGACTATGTCTATGATCCATCTTCAGG TTACTACTATAGCAGCAGCACAGGCTATTACTATGACCCTAACTCTGGATATTATGGTTATGCATCTACGGGAACCTG GTATTCATACGATGAGCAAACTGGAACATACAAAGAAATTCAGGATGAACAAACCAGCACGGCCAAAGAAGAGCTGGGAGATGCCATCAAGGAGTAA
- the LOC8065378 gene encoding uncharacterized protein LOC8065378 isoform X2 — protein sequence MLNPELAAERRARQRHGQLKEGDDAKGGAADVKGFEVRYNDGVNFVDDGIRIEPFNLEREREEGYFDENGNFVEYARGNEIKDAWLDSVEVDPTYAAKVQKKGKEKVEEFEDLSSDDIGRLKRQIANLLEPGETIMQALKRLKGTSKDKRGKMAEGTKRIFDELTEAAMKLMENGDYNVYSDDRETFDREAAGYERLARARLGLPEVDGVSEDPKYNQTPLSVLEIDQPSSVLEMELGPSTANISTATAAINDDDSNLDMFGDDDNDDANRSSDANTVGSGLNPGTSDVKKADNGSVDSDYVYDPSSGYYYSSSTGYYYDPNSGYYGYASTGTWYSYDEQTGTYKEIQDEQTSTAKEELGDAIKE from the exons ATGCTGAACCCGGAGCTTGCGGCGGAGCGGCGGGCACGGCAGCGCCACGGCCAGCTCAAGGAGGGCGACGACGCCAAGGGAGGTGCCGCTGACGTCAAGGGCTTCGAAGTCCGCTACAAC GATGGTGTTAACTTTGTTGATGATGGTATCCGGATAGAGCCGTTTAACTTGGAGCGAGAAAGGGAAGAAGGGTATTTTGATGAGAATGGGAACTTTGTGGAGTATGCAAGAGGCAATGAGATTAAG GATGCCTGGTTGGATAGCGTGGAAGTTGACCCAACGTATGCTGCAAAGGTTCAGAAGAAAGGCAAAGAGAAAGTAgaggagtttgaggacctctctTCTGATGACATTGGGAGGCTAAAAAGGCAGATAGCTAACTTGCTTGAACCAGGAGAAACG ATAATGCAAGCTTTGAAAAGGTTGAAGGGTACATCCAAGGATAAACGTGGAAAGATGGCTGAGGGGACTAAACGTATATTTGATGAATTGACTGAAGCTGCCATGAAGCTAATGGAGAACGGCGACTATA ATGTTTACTCAGATGATCGTGAGACCTTTGACCGTGAGGCAG CTGGGTATGAACGTTTGGCACGTGCTCGACTTGGTTTGCCAGAAGTTGATGGTGTCTCTGAAGACCCAAAGTATAACCAGACACCATTGTCAGTACTGGAAATTGACCAACCATCATCTGTACTGGAAATGGAACTTGGTCCCTCAACTGCCAATATATCTACAGCCACTGCTGCAATCAACGATGATGACAGTAACCTGGACATGTTTGGTGATGATGACAACGATGATGCCAATCGCAGTTCTGATGCCAATACTGTAGGTTCAGGTTTGAATCCTGGAACCTCAGATGTGAAGA AAGCCGATAATGGAAGCGTGGACTCAGACTATGTCTATGATCCATCTTCAGG TTACTACTATAGCAGCAGCACAGGCTATTACTATGACCCTAACTCTGGATATTATGGTTATGCATCTACGGGAACCTG GTATTCATACGATGAGCAAACTGGAACATACAAAGAAATTCAGGATGAACAAACCAGCACGGCCAAAGAAGAGCTGGGAGATGCCATCAAGGAGTAA
- the LOC8065379 gene encoding uncharacterized protein LOC8065379, translating to MGRPSIEALAMADADWAQHCAAFDDDDAGAPPEHLRVFETFIDAVVPVDVVLAFGREQSARARRGERHRSHQEDVKEKLKLWAKAVAAKARQDSIKHNSSNKSACVHGGV from the coding sequence ATGGGAAGGCCGTCCATTGAGGCGCTGGCAATGGCGGACGCCGACTGGGCGCAGCACTGCGCCGccttcgacgacgacgacgcaggCGCGCCGCCGGAGCACCTGCGCGTCTTCGAGACGTTCATCGACGCGGTGGTGCCGGTGGACGTGGTGCTGGCGTTCGGGCGCGAGCAGAGCGCGCGCGCCCGGCGCGGGGAGCGGCACCGGAGCCACCAGGAGGACGTCAAGGAGAAGCTCAAGCTCTGGGCCAAGGCCGTGGCGGCCAAGGCGAGACAAGACAGCATCAAacacaacagcagcaacaagaGTGCATGCGTACACGGCGGTGTCTAG
- the LOC8065380 gene encoding ASC1-like protein 1 — MAALLELFLGSSSAPVDWEAEAYPAYGDFAVLPLLVAFFPAVRFLLDRLIFEVLARKLIFGKGHDKLAETDDSRKKINKFKESAWKFVYFLSGELLSLSVTYNEPWFKNTRYFWIGPGDQIWPDQMIKLKLKAVYMYAAGFYTYSIFALLFWETRRSDFGVSMSHHIATVVLIVLSYIFRFARVGSVVLALHDGSDIFLEIGKMAKYSSCEWLAVVAFLLFVASWILLRLVIFPFWILRSTSYEVLLTLDKEKHRFYGPIYYYVFNCLLFSLLVLHIYWWVLIWRMLVKQIQSKGHVGDDVRSDSEGEDEHED, encoded by the exons ATGGCGGCGCTCCTGGAGCTGTTCCTGGGCTCCTCGTCCGCGCCTGTGGACTGGGAGGCAGAGGCCTACCCGGCGTACGGGGACTTCGCCGTGCTCCCCTTACTCGTCGCCTTCTTCCCAGCCGTCCGGTTCCTCCTCGACCGACTCATCTTCGAG GTTTTAGCACGAAAACttatatttggaaagggacatgACAAGCTTGCTGAAACAGATGATAGCAGAAAGAAAATCAATAAATTTAAGGAATCAGCATGGAagtttgtttattttctttctggAGAACTGCTTTCACTATCTGTAACATACAATGAGCCATGGTTTAAGAACACCAGATACTTTTGGATAGGCCCTGGTGACCAGATCTGGCCTGATCAAATGATAAA ACTGAAGCTCAAAGCTGTCTACATGTATGCTGCTGGATTTTACACATATTCAATTTTCGCTCTCCTTTTCTGGGAAACAAGACGTTCGGACTTTGGAGTATCAATGTCCCACCATATAGCAACTGTTGTTCTGATTGTTCTTTCCTACATTTTCag ATTCGCTCGTGTTGGCTCTGTTGTTTTAGCCCTTCATGATGGAAGTGATATATTCCTAGAGATTGGGAAGATGGCCAAGTACAGTAGCTGTGAGTGGCTAGCAGTTGTGGCATTTCTTCTTTTTGTGGCATCGTGGATACTTCTTCGGCTCGTTATATTCCCTTTCTGGATCCTAAGAAGTACAAG CTATGAGGTACTGTTGaccctggacaaggagaagcatCGATTTTATGGCCCCATATACTACTATGTTTTCAACTGTCTTCTGTTCTCACTCCTAGTTCTTCACATATATTGGTGGGTACTGATATGGCGGATGCTAGTTAAACAGATTCAATCAAAAGGGCATGTTGGTGATGATGTTCGATCTG ATTCTGAAGGCGAAGATGAGCATGAAGATTAA